A single window of Sparus aurata chromosome 22, fSpaAur1.1, whole genome shotgun sequence DNA harbors:
- the LOC115574518 gene encoding cytospin-A-like isoform X2, with protein sequence MGNHTGKDSHGTTGSPLDFFHTPPTTPSEEELAAMALSSAAPPNKAQTPSPARSTTPSATSPIAEWAQKLSAPTEWAVISVDGVNCSETSDAAARQGKAASSPASLAPSRGSPSEQSWQERDSGLEPQAAEERAGEEMTLVLLSLMEHYRASLGLTPNTDLTTGAVELLRRLITQKDELVEEVDTLKETLRAERLEWHQFQCDLQVAVSVADRLRVESEQALGLLQESHRAVEEQLAQAVSRQQEKARELESLRAEHRDVCLKLSEVTLQRQQEQAELDSLRSRVKDGTDCDQQAERQHSEEEIQEVLEEKPKKVEIDAEAKNVEDQKDENETSQEVVAHDPEEANGSESSQLTGKGVAEGYLRSLAALEKKKEKPKDPRRIVMLSERSWSLSRLPLPVDPSTEIGASKNTSTTLPLCKKEEPPKHRRMDRVLQRQDSWSSFYTGKQDDDQSSDYIKPQDGFSALLRRHGGSRRNSLLRWCQSRTQGYKNIEITNFSSSWEDGLAFCAVYHTYLPTHIQYDNLSPADKKENLDLAFKTGASVGISASLTVEEMLKADGPDWQKVLGYVESIFRHFEM encoded by the exons ATGGGTAACCACACTGGCAAAGACAGCCATGGCACAACAG GCTCTCCTTTAGATTTCTTCCACACGCCTCCTACCACGCCCTCAGAGGAAGAGCTGGCTGCCATGGCCTTATCCTCCGCAGCCCCCCCTAATAAGGCACAGACGCCATCACCAGCCCGCAGCACCACCCCCTCCGCCACCTCTCCAATCGCAGAGTGGGCACAGAAACTGTCTGCTCCCACAGAATGGGCTGTGATAAGTGTAGACGGCGTCAACTGCTCAGAGACAAGCGATGCGGCGGCCAGGCAGGGGAAGGCAGCGAGCAGCCCAGCGTCCCTGGCTCCTTCCAGAGGATCGCCCTCCGAGCAGAGCTGGCAGGAGAGGGACAGCGGACTGGAGCCGcaggctgcagaggagagagcCGGAGAGGAGATGACGCTGGTGTTACTCAGCCTGATGGAGCACTACAGGGCCTCACTGGGCCTGACCCCCAACACTGATCTTACCACAGGAGCAGTAG AGCTGCTGAGACGATTGATAACACAGAAGGACGAGCTGGTTGAGGAGGTGGACACGCTGAAGGAGACACTCAGG GCTGAGAGGTTGGAGTGGCACCAGTTCCAGTGTGACCTGCAGGTGGCGGTGTCTGTGGCCGACAGGCTGCGGGTCGAGTCGGAGCAGGCTCTGGGTTTGCTCCAGGAGAGCCACAGGGCCGTAGAGGAGCAGCTGGCTCAGGCCGtcagcagacagcaggagaAGGCCCGAGAGCTGGAGAGTCTGAGAGCTGAGCACAGAGACGTCTGCCTCAAACTAAGTGAAGTCACCCTGCAGcggcagcaggagcaggccgAGCTGGATTCTCTGAGGAGCCGGGTGAAAGACGGGACAGATTGTGAtcagcaggcagagagacagcacTCTGAGGAGGAGATACAGGAAGTGCTGGAGGAAAAACCCAAGAAAGTGGAAATTGATGCTGAGGCTAAAAATGTTGAAGATCAAAAGGACGAGAATGAAACAAGTCAAGAGGTGGTTGCTCACGACCCTGAGGAGGCGAACGGATCAGAGAGCTCGCAGCTGACGGGGAAAGGGGTGGCGGAGGGATACCTTCGCAGTTTGGCCGctctggagaagaaaaaagagaagccGAAAGATCCACGGAGGATTGTGATGCTGTCTGAAAGATCATG gAGTCTCTCTCGTCTTCCGCTCCCAGTTGATCCCTCCACTGAGATTGGGGCctcaaaaaacacaagcacaacaTTGCCACTATGCAAG AAAGAAGAGCCACCAAAACACAGAAGGATGGACCGCGTGTTACAGCGGCAGGACAGCTGGTCCAGCTTTTACACAG GAAAACAAGATGACGACCAGAGCTCAGATTACATCAA ACCTCAAGATGGTTTCAGTGCTCTGCTGAGGCGTCATGGCGGCTCCAGAAGAAACTCCCTGCTGCGCTGGTGCCAGAGTCGTACCCAAGGTTACAAG AATATTGAGATCAcaaacttcagcagcagctgggaggacGGCTTGGCGTTCTGCGCCGTTTATCACACGTATCTACCAACTCACATCCAGTACGACAACCTCAGCCCAGCAGACAAG aagGAAAATCTGGACCTTGCTTTTAAGACCGGAGCGAGTGTGGGGATCTCAGCCTCACTG ACGGTGGAGGAGATGCTCAAGGCAGACGGGCCCGACTGGCAGAAGGTCCTGGGTTACGTCGAAAGCATTTTCCGTCACTTTGAGATGTGA
- the LOC115574518 gene encoding cytospin-A-like isoform X1 codes for MSVTPAVSSGEFGTQKKPPDGKVETPGGETPAGRTAGDRTGWRASSWRLSSSRPHKTEDTVKDTRDIHPCCIMGNHTGKDSHGTTGSPLDFFHTPPTTPSEEELAAMALSSAAPPNKAQTPSPARSTTPSATSPIAEWAQKLSAPTEWAVISVDGVNCSETSDAAARQGKAASSPASLAPSRGSPSEQSWQERDSGLEPQAAEERAGEEMTLVLLSLMEHYRASLGLTPNTDLTTGAVELLRRLITQKDELVEEVDTLKETLRAERLEWHQFQCDLQVAVSVADRLRVESEQALGLLQESHRAVEEQLAQAVSRQQEKARELESLRAEHRDVCLKLSEVTLQRQQEQAELDSLRSRVKDGTDCDQQAERQHSEEEIQEVLEEKPKKVEIDAEAKNVEDQKDENETSQEVVAHDPEEANGSESSQLTGKGVAEGYLRSLAALEKKKEKPKDPRRIVMLSERSWSLSRLPLPVDPSTEIGASKNTSTTLPLCKKEEPPKHRRMDRVLQRQDSWSSFYTGKQDDDQSSDYIKPQDGFSALLRRHGGSRRNSLLRWCQSRTQGYKNIEITNFSSSWEDGLAFCAVYHTYLPTHIQYDNLSPADKKENLDLAFKTGASVGISASLTVEEMLKADGPDWQKVLGYVESIFRHFEM; via the exons ATGTCAGTGACTCCAGCTGTGTCCTCTGGTGAATTCGGGACACAGAAAAAGCCCCCCGACGGGAAGGTCGAGACACCCGGAGGAGAAACCCCCGCCGGACGGACAGCAGGGGACCGGACCGGCTGGAGGGCGTCCAGCTGGAGGCTGAGCAG CAGTCGGCCTCACAAAACAGAGGACACAGTGAAGGACACCAGAGACATCCACCCCTGCTGCATCATGGGTAACCACACTGGCAAAGACAGCCATGGCACAACAG GCTCTCCTTTAGATTTCTTCCACACGCCTCCTACCACGCCCTCAGAGGAAGAGCTGGCTGCCATGGCCTTATCCTCCGCAGCCCCCCCTAATAAGGCACAGACGCCATCACCAGCCCGCAGCACCACCCCCTCCGCCACCTCTCCAATCGCAGAGTGGGCACAGAAACTGTCTGCTCCCACAGAATGGGCTGTGATAAGTGTAGACGGCGTCAACTGCTCAGAGACAAGCGATGCGGCGGCCAGGCAGGGGAAGGCAGCGAGCAGCCCAGCGTCCCTGGCTCCTTCCAGAGGATCGCCCTCCGAGCAGAGCTGGCAGGAGAGGGACAGCGGACTGGAGCCGcaggctgcagaggagagagcCGGAGAGGAGATGACGCTGGTGTTACTCAGCCTGATGGAGCACTACAGGGCCTCACTGGGCCTGACCCCCAACACTGATCTTACCACAGGAGCAGTAG AGCTGCTGAGACGATTGATAACACAGAAGGACGAGCTGGTTGAGGAGGTGGACACGCTGAAGGAGACACTCAGG GCTGAGAGGTTGGAGTGGCACCAGTTCCAGTGTGACCTGCAGGTGGCGGTGTCTGTGGCCGACAGGCTGCGGGTCGAGTCGGAGCAGGCTCTGGGTTTGCTCCAGGAGAGCCACAGGGCCGTAGAGGAGCAGCTGGCTCAGGCCGtcagcagacagcaggagaAGGCCCGAGAGCTGGAGAGTCTGAGAGCTGAGCACAGAGACGTCTGCCTCAAACTAAGTGAAGTCACCCTGCAGcggcagcaggagcaggccgAGCTGGATTCTCTGAGGAGCCGGGTGAAAGACGGGACAGATTGTGAtcagcaggcagagagacagcacTCTGAGGAGGAGATACAGGAAGTGCTGGAGGAAAAACCCAAGAAAGTGGAAATTGATGCTGAGGCTAAAAATGTTGAAGATCAAAAGGACGAGAATGAAACAAGTCAAGAGGTGGTTGCTCACGACCCTGAGGAGGCGAACGGATCAGAGAGCTCGCAGCTGACGGGGAAAGGGGTGGCGGAGGGATACCTTCGCAGTTTGGCCGctctggagaagaaaaaagagaagccGAAAGATCCACGGAGGATTGTGATGCTGTCTGAAAGATCATG gAGTCTCTCTCGTCTTCCGCTCCCAGTTGATCCCTCCACTGAGATTGGGGCctcaaaaaacacaagcacaacaTTGCCACTATGCAAG AAAGAAGAGCCACCAAAACACAGAAGGATGGACCGCGTGTTACAGCGGCAGGACAGCTGGTCCAGCTTTTACACAG GAAAACAAGATGACGACCAGAGCTCAGATTACATCAA ACCTCAAGATGGTTTCAGTGCTCTGCTGAGGCGTCATGGCGGCTCCAGAAGAAACTCCCTGCTGCGCTGGTGCCAGAGTCGTACCCAAGGTTACAAG AATATTGAGATCAcaaacttcagcagcagctgggaggacGGCTTGGCGTTCTGCGCCGTTTATCACACGTATCTACCAACTCACATCCAGTACGACAACCTCAGCCCAGCAGACAAG aagGAAAATCTGGACCTTGCTTTTAAGACCGGAGCGAGTGTGGGGATCTCAGCCTCACTG ACGGTGGAGGAGATGCTCAAGGCAGACGGGCCCGACTGGCAGAAGGTCCTGGGTTACGTCGAAAGCATTTTCCGTCACTTTGAGATGTGA
- the LOC115574518 gene encoding cytospin-A-like isoform X3: MNCSPLDFFHTPPTTPSEEELAAMALSSAAPPNKAQTPSPARSTTPSATSPIAEWAQKLSAPTEWAVISVDGVNCSETSDAAARQGKAASSPASLAPSRGSPSEQSWQERDSGLEPQAAEERAGEEMTLVLLSLMEHYRASLGLTPNTDLTTGAVELLRRLITQKDELVEEVDTLKETLRAERLEWHQFQCDLQVAVSVADRLRVESEQALGLLQESHRAVEEQLAQAVSRQQEKARELESLRAEHRDVCLKLSEVTLQRQQEQAELDSLRSRVKDGTDCDQQAERQHSEEEIQEVLEEKPKKVEIDAEAKNVEDQKDENETSQEVVAHDPEEANGSESSQLTGKGVAEGYLRSLAALEKKKEKPKDPRRIVMLSERSWSLSRLPLPVDPSTEIGASKNTSTTLPLCKKEEPPKHRRMDRVLQRQDSWSSFYTGKQDDDQSSDYIKPQDGFSALLRRHGGSRRNSLLRWCQSRTQGYKNIEITNFSSSWEDGLAFCAVYHTYLPTHIQYDNLSPADKKENLDLAFKTGASVGISASLTVEEMLKADGPDWQKVLGYVESIFRHFEM; encoded by the exons ATGAATT GCTCTCCTTTAGATTTCTTCCACACGCCTCCTACCACGCCCTCAGAGGAAGAGCTGGCTGCCATGGCCTTATCCTCCGCAGCCCCCCCTAATAAGGCACAGACGCCATCACCAGCCCGCAGCACCACCCCCTCCGCCACCTCTCCAATCGCAGAGTGGGCACAGAAACTGTCTGCTCCCACAGAATGGGCTGTGATAAGTGTAGACGGCGTCAACTGCTCAGAGACAAGCGATGCGGCGGCCAGGCAGGGGAAGGCAGCGAGCAGCCCAGCGTCCCTGGCTCCTTCCAGAGGATCGCCCTCCGAGCAGAGCTGGCAGGAGAGGGACAGCGGACTGGAGCCGcaggctgcagaggagagagcCGGAGAGGAGATGACGCTGGTGTTACTCAGCCTGATGGAGCACTACAGGGCCTCACTGGGCCTGACCCCCAACACTGATCTTACCACAGGAGCAGTAG AGCTGCTGAGACGATTGATAACACAGAAGGACGAGCTGGTTGAGGAGGTGGACACGCTGAAGGAGACACTCAGG GCTGAGAGGTTGGAGTGGCACCAGTTCCAGTGTGACCTGCAGGTGGCGGTGTCTGTGGCCGACAGGCTGCGGGTCGAGTCGGAGCAGGCTCTGGGTTTGCTCCAGGAGAGCCACAGGGCCGTAGAGGAGCAGCTGGCTCAGGCCGtcagcagacagcaggagaAGGCCCGAGAGCTGGAGAGTCTGAGAGCTGAGCACAGAGACGTCTGCCTCAAACTAAGTGAAGTCACCCTGCAGcggcagcaggagcaggccgAGCTGGATTCTCTGAGGAGCCGGGTGAAAGACGGGACAGATTGTGAtcagcaggcagagagacagcacTCTGAGGAGGAGATACAGGAAGTGCTGGAGGAAAAACCCAAGAAAGTGGAAATTGATGCTGAGGCTAAAAATGTTGAAGATCAAAAGGACGAGAATGAAACAAGTCAAGAGGTGGTTGCTCACGACCCTGAGGAGGCGAACGGATCAGAGAGCTCGCAGCTGACGGGGAAAGGGGTGGCGGAGGGATACCTTCGCAGTTTGGCCGctctggagaagaaaaaagagaagccGAAAGATCCACGGAGGATTGTGATGCTGTCTGAAAGATCATG gAGTCTCTCTCGTCTTCCGCTCCCAGTTGATCCCTCCACTGAGATTGGGGCctcaaaaaacacaagcacaacaTTGCCACTATGCAAG AAAGAAGAGCCACCAAAACACAGAAGGATGGACCGCGTGTTACAGCGGCAGGACAGCTGGTCCAGCTTTTACACAG GAAAACAAGATGACGACCAGAGCTCAGATTACATCAA ACCTCAAGATGGTTTCAGTGCTCTGCTGAGGCGTCATGGCGGCTCCAGAAGAAACTCCCTGCTGCGCTGGTGCCAGAGTCGTACCCAAGGTTACAAG AATATTGAGATCAcaaacttcagcagcagctgggaggacGGCTTGGCGTTCTGCGCCGTTTATCACACGTATCTACCAACTCACATCCAGTACGACAACCTCAGCCCAGCAGACAAG aagGAAAATCTGGACCTTGCTTTTAAGACCGGAGCGAGTGTGGGGATCTCAGCCTCACTG ACGGTGGAGGAGATGCTCAAGGCAGACGGGCCCGACTGGCAGAAGGTCCTGGGTTACGTCGAAAGCATTTTCCGTCACTTTGAGATGTGA